A genome region from Triticum aestivum cultivar Chinese Spring chromosome 2B, IWGSC CS RefSeq v2.1, whole genome shotgun sequence includes the following:
- the LOC123040860 gene encoding basic leucine zipper 2-like, producing MAQLPPKIPTMAPAWPEFGGGHHHSAHARHHHHQRSPSMGAFLAAPMPPLPPPAPASGDAAQPQPSWVDEFLDFSAAKRGAHRRTVSDSTGFLDDSNAAVGANEFDRLDDSQLMSIFSDELAPQRQAQAASASSLSNHNSINDEKQDKGDAEEAQSECNGDGAAPGQPSSAATVDPKRVKRILANRQSAQRSRVRKLQYISELERSITSLQKEVSALSPRVAFLDHQRSLLTLGNSHLKQRIAALARDKIFKDGDRHCHPSQFISKFLTGHRPNSIQFKTIHPFAN from the exons ATGGCGCAACTGCCGCCCAAGATCCCCACCATGGCGCCGGCCTGGCCGGAGTTCGGGGGCGGGCACCACCACAGCGCCCACGCCCGCCACCACCATCACCAGCGCAGCCCCTCCATGGGGGCCTTCCTCGCCGCGCCAATGCCGCCGCTCCCGCCCCCAGCGCCCGCCAGCGGGGACGCGGCGCAGCCGCAGCCTTCCTGGGTCGACGAGTTCCTCGACTTCTCGGCCGCCAAGCGCGGCGCGCACCGCCGCACGGTCAGCGACTCCACCGGCTTCCTCGACGACAGCAATGCCGCCGTCGGCGCGAACGAGTTCGACCGCCTCGACGACAGCCAGCTCATGTCCATTTTTTCCGACGAGTTGGCCCCACAGCGGCAGGCGCAGGCGGCGAGCGCGTCGTCGCTGTCTAATCACAACAGCATCAACGACGAGAAGCAGGACAAGGGCGACGCCGAGGAGGCGCAGAGCGAATGCAACGGCGACGGCGCGGCGCCTGGGCAGCCGTCCTCGGCCGCCACAGTCGATCCCAAGCGGGTCAAGAG GATCCTGGCAAACCGGCAGTCGGCGCAGCGGTCACGCGTGCGCAAGCTGCAGTACATCTCGGAGCTCGAGCGCAGCATCACGTCGCTCCAG AAGGAGGTGTCGGCATTGTCCCCGCGCGTGGCATTCCTCGACCACCAACGCTCGCTGCTGACGCTGGGGAACAGCCACCTCAAGCAGCGCATCGCGGCGCTCGCGCGGGACAAGATCTTCAAAGATGGTGACCGGCATTGCCACCCCTCGCAATTTATTTCGAAATTTCTCACCGGCCACCGTCCGAATTCAATTCAATTCAAAACAATCCACCCCTTTGCTAACTAA